One Cucumis sativus cultivar 9930 chromosome 1, Cucumber_9930_V3, whole genome shotgun sequence DNA segment encodes these proteins:
- the LOC105434567 gene encoding non-specific lipid-transfer protein 2 — MKASRIGTVLMIVGLILLISNSNEVMVEGADGVACNPMQLSSCMNSIISGAPPSTQCCSKIKEQKPCLCGYLKNPILKSFVSSPNARKVANDCGTPFPNC, encoded by the coding sequence atgaaggcATCAAGAATTGGGACGGTCTTAATGATAGTAGGATTGATATTATTGATATCAAACTCAAATGAAGTAATGGTGGAAGGAGCAGATGGAGTGGCATGCAATCCGATGCAATTGAGTTCTTGTATGAACTCAATCATATCAGGAGCTCCACCATCAACCCAATGTTGCAGCAAGATCAAAGAGCAAAAGCCCTGTCTCTGTGGTTACCTCAAAAACCCTATTCTTAAGAGCTTTGTTAGTTCCCCAAATGCAAGAAAAGTAGCTAATGATTGTGGAACTCCTTTCCCAAATTGCTGA